A genomic region of Candidatus Edwardsbacteria bacterium RifOxyA12_full_54_48 contains the following coding sequences:
- a CDS encoding hydrogenase assembly protein HypC, producing the protein MCLAIPAKIETIEGTKAEVDIRGLKRKIGLQLMPDAKVGEFVLVHAGFAIQRIDPEEAEETYQLLEDTGITIS; encoded by the coding sequence ATGTGTTTAGCCATACCAGCAAAGATCGAAACCATCGAAGGCACCAAGGCCGAGGTGGACATCCGGGGCCTTAAAAGAAAGATCGGCCTGCAACTGATGCCCGACGCCAAGGTGGGCGAATTCGTGCTGGTCCACGCCGGGTTCGCCATCCAGCGGATCGATCCGGAGGAGGCCGAGGAAACCTACCAGCTGCTGGAAGACACCGGCATCACCATATCCTGA